The following proteins are encoded in a genomic region of Chelmon rostratus isolate fCheRos1 chromosome 3, fCheRos1.pri, whole genome shotgun sequence:
- the LOC121604773 gene encoding uncharacterized protein LOC121604773, which produces MMVFLLLIACLGTFLRDFHVFSCDENCADKPVFSSSRLVVQYGDPTSARCSACQQACHSGQTGLEVPIGVTRYDGSMILWKVASMTEWDTSAKCYYNADDGSQCCSTLPVTVYKPPDIVSIRLISDYGLMFADHQYTLLCEVQDVAPIENLIVTFYRDQTVLGQQQSDNKDKKPVAEVFILNFRPSEDDDGAQYWCEAKLEMGPEGPQPPPVVVSQNVTANVQTLEYTTDSSTVIHSFNICLFLLLFALV; this is translated from the exons ATGAAAACTGTGCAGATAAACCTGTGTTCAGCTCATCCAGACTGGTGGTTCAGTATGGCGACCCAACCTCTGCCCGCTGCTCTGCATGCCAGCAGGCTTGCCACAGTGGTCAAACTGGTTTGGAAGTACCTATTGGAGTGACGAGATATGATGGATCCATGATACTCTGGAAGGTTGCAAGTATGACTGAATGGGACACATCTGCAAAGTGCTACTATAATGCTGATGATGGTAGCCAGTGTTGTAGCACGCTGCCTGTAACTGTCTACA AGCCTCCAGATATCGTGAGCATCAGACTCATCAGTGACTATGGGCTGATGTTTGCTGATCATCAGTACACTTTGCTTTGTGAGGTACAGGATGTCGCTCCCATTGAAAACCTCATTGTGACCTTCTACAGAGATCAGACTGTACTGGgtcagcagcagtctgacaaTAAAGACAAGAAACCAGTGGCTGAAGTCTTCATTTTAAACTTCCGCCCCAGTGAAGACGATGATGGAGCCCAGTACTGGTGTGAAGCCAAGCTAGAAATGGGACCTGAAGGACCACAGCCTCCTCCAGTGGTGGTGTCACAAAACGTCACCGCCAATGTGCAGACTCTGGAGTAcaccactgacagcagcacgGTGATTCACAGCTTcaatatctgcctctttcttttattgtttgctctGGTTTGA
- the LOC121604772 gene encoding vascular cell adhesion protein 1-like: MMFFLLLILCLGTFLRDFHVSSCDDNCADKPVFSSSRLVVQYGDQISASCSACQHACHSNQTGLEVSTGVTTQNGSMILWTVDNVTEWDTSAKCYYNADDGSQCCSSLPVTVYKPPDIVTISFYRSSWPMYPGGHYTLHCEVQDVAPVENLIVTFYKDQTILGQQQSKNKEKKPVTEAFTLNFIPTADDNGVMLRCEAKLELGPEGPQPPPVVMSQNTTATVYSILHRITVSGTVIHTVNTCLMLLLFALVGSFSV; the protein is encoded by the exons AtgatgtttttcctgcttttaatcCTCTGTTTGGGGACTTTTCTGCGCGACTTTCATGTGTCCAGCTGTG ATGACAACTGTGCAGATAAACCTGTGTTCAGCTCATCCAGACTGGTGGTTCAGTATGGCGACCAAATCTCTGCCAGCTGCTCTGCATGCCAGCACGCTTGCCACAGTAATCAAACTGGTTTGGAAGTATCTACTGGAGTCACAACACAAAATGGATCCATGATACTGTGGACGGTTGACAATGTGACTGAATGGGACACATCTGCAAAGTGCTACTATAATGCTGATGATGGTAGCCAGTGTTGTAGCTCGCTGCCTGTAACTGTCTACA AGCCTCCAGACATTGTGACCATCAGCTTTTACCGTTCTTCTTGGCCGATGTACCCTGGTGGTCACTACACTCTGCACTGTGAGGTACAGGATGTCGCTCCTGTTGAAAACCTCATCGTGACCTTCTACAAAGATCAGACCATACTGGGTCAGCAGCAGTCaaagaataaagagaagaaaccAGTGACTGAAGCCTTCACTTTAAACTTCATTCCCACTGCAGACGATAATGGAGTCATGTTACGTTGTGAAGCCAAGCTCGAACTGGGACCTGAAGGACCACAGCCTCCTCCAGTGGTGATGTCACAAAACACCACCGCCACTGTGTACAGTATTTTGCACCGCATCACCGTCAGCGGCACAGTGATTCACACAGTCAATACGTGCctcatgcttttattgtttgctcTAGTTGGGTCATTCTCAGTATAA